The genomic window TTCCAAGTTTCAAAAAATGTTCGCTATACTCTTGAATTAGAATCGGGGAGTAACGATCCTATGGCCTATCTTTTGGTCACGGTTTTCCTTGGGTTTTATCAACAGAAGATGTCTTTTAATTTTGATACTCTTCAGTTCTTTGTTGCGAATCCTATTATCGGTTTTTGTGGAGGAGTTGCTTTTTTTAGACTCTTTAAATTTTTAAATGATAAAGTACTACTTGATTTTCAAGGACTATATCCTGCCGTTGCATTGGGCTTTGTTTTCTTAACATATTCAACAGTGACGCTATTTCATGGAAATGGTCTTCTAGCCGTTTATCTTTTTGGCCTGAACGTTGGTAATTCAAAAATTCCTCATAAGAACTCACTTGTTTCTTTCTTTGATGGTATGTCTTGGCTGTGTCAGATAGGGCTTTTTATTATGCTGGGGATGTTGGTTTTTCCATCACGTCTATTAAGTATTGCTCCTGCTGGTTTTGCTTTAGCTCTATTTTCAATCTTTATTGCACGACCAATAGCTGTTCACATTTCCTTAGCTTTTTCTAAGTTTAAAATGAAGGAAAAGGCCTTAATATCGTGGGCCGGACTAAAAGGAGCGACTCCAATTGTGTTTGCAAGTTTAGTTGCTACTCATGTTGGAAATGAAGCAAATTTTATTTTTGATGTTGTTTTCTTTGCAGTTCTTGTCTCGGCCTTGATGCAAGGATCGACAATCAACTTTGTTGCAAAGAAGCTGGAATTACTTTTTGAGTGTGTCCACGATCCGGACTTTCCTGTCGATATGGAAGTTCTAGCACAGACCAAAAGTGGTATTGGTGAATTTCAAATTAAGGCAGAGGATTTTGCCGTTAACAAGAAAATATATGAACTTGGACTGCCAAGAGGTGCACGTATAATTTTTGTCAAGCGAAGTGGAAGCTTTGTCATACCTGATGGACAAACATCGTTAAAAGAGCATGATAAGATTCTTTTTGTGACGCAACAAAAAGAAGAGGTCGAATTGACCGTCAATGCTTTTAGTCTTGGTCTTGAAGAGCAAGCTATTATTTTGCCTGAAGATATTGCTTAGTTCTATAAAATTTACCGATTTCTTTATTTGGTACTCCCTTAATGTTAGTCTGGCTAAATGTGGACTAAAATTTTATCTATAATTGCTATTTCATCTTCTGTTTTTGCGGGCTTTGGGCCAGGATTCCCTGGTGGAATCGATATCGACCATGATCCTCGCTGGAAAGATCCGTACATTGTTCAGAGACTAAATGTTTCAAGTTGTATAATCGAACTATCAGATGAAAAGATATTATTAAATAAGAAGAAGTTCTCTCAAGAGGAGCTGTTTTTTCTAGTTTCTCAAACAGAGAAAGGAAGAGAGGTTGTTGAAAAACTAATTCCACTTCTTGAAAGTAATGCCGTCACAATTAAACATCTAAGTTATTCTCAGCGAAGACAGAGAGGGCTAAAGCCACAAACTGCGGCTCTTTATGATTTTACAGAAACCCCAGCTGCTATCTATGTTGATTTTGATGATGAGATTGGGCTTGTTTCTCATTTCTTTGTTCACGAAGCTAGTCATGCTCTTGATCCTCTTATTCCATTTGAATACGAACAAGATCTAGCTGAGTACGAAAGATATCGTGCTATTTATAATTCTTTAGGCCTCGATATAGAACCAATGAAAGAACTTACAGATGAAGAGTTAGAGTTAATCTCATCAGCTTATAGTAGGAAACAAAAACTTTCTCAAAAACATGCGTATCGTGCAGAAAGGTATGCTTTTGATGAACAAGGTATTCATACAAGAGAAGTTCTCGCTTCGGAGAACTGCTATCCAAGTTATA from Bacteriovorax sp. Seq25_V includes these protein-coding regions:
- a CDS encoding potassium/proton antiporter is translated as MEYILNNALLIGSILLLISVYFSKSSSRFGLPILVFFLFVGIAAGSEGIGGIAYENYELTHSLSLLAICLIIFSGGLLTKSQDIRPVLRSGISLSSLGVVITTASIGIFCYYLFSVPIFESLLIGAILSSTDAAAVFTAFRDRNFQVSKNVRYTLELESGSNDPMAYLLVTVFLGFYQQKMSFNFDTLQFFVANPIIGFCGGVAFFRLFKFLNDKVLLDFQGLYPAVALGFVFLTYSTVTLFHGNGLLAVYLFGLNVGNSKIPHKNSLVSFFDGMSWLCQIGLFIMLGMLVFPSRLLSIAPAGFALALFSIFIARPIAVHISLAFSKFKMKEKALISWAGLKGATPIVFASLVATHVGNEANFIFDVVFFAVLVSALMQGSTINFVAKKLELLFECVHDPDFPVDMEVLAQTKSGIGEFQIKAEDFAVNKKIYELGLPRGARIIFVKRSGSFVIPDGQTSLKEHDKILFVTQQKEEVELTVNAFSLGLEEQAIILPEDIA